The Acidimicrobiia bacterium sequence ATGGGTTGGCCCGTGATGCGATGCATGGCGTCTGCGCAGTCGCCGGCCGACCAGACTCCATCGATGGAGGTGCGCTGTCGCTCGTCGACGGTGACGGCGCCCGACGCGCCGAGCGGGATGCCGGCTTCGGCGGCCAGGCGCGTGGCGGGCCGGCTGCCGAGGGCCAGCACGACGATGTCCGCATTGATGCTCTGGTCCGCGCATCCGACCCCGACCACCTTGCCGGCGCGACCTTCTAGACATTCCACCTTGTGCTCGGTGATGAGGTCGATGCCCATCTCCTGGATGCGATCACCGACTTTGGCGGCCATGTCGGGATCGAAGGTCCGCTCGAGCACGGTCGGCATCATGGTGACGATGGTTGTGTCCAGCCCGAGGGTGTGCATAGCCTCTGCGACCTCGAGGCCGATGTAGCCCCCGCCCACGACCACTGCCGTGCGGGCACCGCCGGTTGCCACCGCACGAAGTGCGCGTGCGTCGTCGAGTGTCCGCAGTTCGTGCACGCCCTCGAGATCCATGCCGTCGATGGGCGGGCGCAGAGATTGCGCGCCGGTCGCGTACAGCAATTGGTCGTAGCCGATCGTCTCCTCAGAGCCGTCCACGTGATTCCGAAACGTCACCAGTCCCTTGTCGGTGTCGATCCCGGTCGCCTCGTGGCGGATCCTGGCATCGATCGACACCTTCCAGAATTGCTCAGGGGTCCGTACCTGAAGGTCGTCGAAGTCCTCGACCTCGCCTGAGACGAAGTACGGCTCACCACAGGCCGAATAGCTGACGTAGTTGCCCATTTCGAGCACGATGATCTCGAGATCATCCGGTCGTTGACGGCGGCGGGCCTGGCTGGCGGCGGACATGCCGGCTGCGTCGCCGCCGATCACTACGAGGCGCTGGGGCATAACGATCCTTTCAGTTAGAGGAGCGCTCGGATCGGAGTCGCCTGAGCTCCTCTCGTTCGGCGACCAAGCGCCGGTGCCGGCGCCGCCAGAAGAACCCGACCGCCTCATCGATGAGTACGGCAACGAACACCGTCGCCAGAATGATGGCGACAAGCGGAGCCCGGCCGGTCCAGCCGAGGTAGTTGAGCCGCACGTTCTGCGTGTTTTGGGCCGCCAGGATTGTGATGGCGGCAATGAGGATCAGACCGGCAATCAGACTCCAGCGTATGCCCGTTCCGTCCTGGCGGAGACCCGGAGGCTCTTTGCCTGTGTGAACCTCCTCGGGGACCGGCTCTTCTTTGCTCAGGGTGAAGTCATCCCAGTTGTCTGAGTCCTTGCTCATGTTTCGCCCTCCCGGTTATTGCCCAGCAAACGCCGATCCGCTTCGATCGCCACCCTGCGGCCCTCTTCAACATCAACTCGTTGCAGCAGAACGATACCAACGGCAAAGAAGGCAACCAGACTGAGGACGGCGGGGCGGCTGTTGCCGAAGACGGCAACAGCTCCGGCGAAAATCACGGGACCGACGATCGATGAGAACTTCGACATGACTGAGAAGAACCCGAAGAACTCGCCGCTGACCGACGTCGGCGACATCGATGAGTAGAGGCTGCGGCTGAGGGCCTGGCTCCCACCTTGAACGACGGCTACCAACCAGGCGAGATACCAGAATTCGATTACCGCGTCGAGGAAGAACCCCCACACGGCAATGAAGGCGTAGGCGATGAGCGCCAGGATGATGGCCCGCTTGGTGGTCATTGCGTCCGCAGCGGCGCCGAACAACTGTTTGCCGAACAGGGCAGACAGCGCCAACCCGATGATCTCGACGATCAGCAGGCTCGCCAGGATCGTTCCGAGGTTGCTGGCGCGGATTGGCGGGAGGACTTCGATTTCCCCGATCGCAATTACGCCTCCGCCGTTTCGGACGGTCAGGGTGTGGGCCCCGGGGGCTCCGGCGTCGATGGTCGTGCGCACTCCGTACCGGAGCGTGTCGTTGCCTGCATCGATCTCGACCGGTTCGCCGTCTTCGATCAGAGGGCTTCCATCGACCTCGACCGTCCAGGTCCCGTGGTCGGGTCCTGCACTGTGGGTGATCTCGACCTGCCGGCCGTTGTATTCGAGTTGCACCGCAGCCGGACCTGAGGCGGTCGAATGGGCGATGGGGTCGGCAGTGGTCAGGACAATCAACTGACCGAGTGCTGCGACTAGCAACCCGACGAGTCCGGCGGTTCCAATGCTGATGGCCATCCAGGGTGTTGATTTGGAGCCGGCCCGCTTATGCCGGCGTGCCACGACCCAGGCCACCACGAGACCCGTGAGGGCTACGGCGAGAACCACCGGAGCAACCGCAGCCGCCGCGTCGCTGATCCCACCTGTTTGCTCGGCGACGGTGGCGGCGGTGATGGTGCTCCACGCTCCTGATAGCTCCACGGCCGGGTCCGTGATGGCGTAGATCCCTTCGCCGACCATTCCACCGCTCGCCACAAACGGAGCGGGGGCCGCTCCGACGGTGTCGGCCGGCATCGCCCGTGCACCGATGATGCCCACCAGCGGCAGGGCAACGATGTTGAAAACGATGAAGGCAAGGTAGATCGCCCGGTTCGGGTCGGCGGACCTCGGTATTCGGCCGAAGACGAGGCTGAAGGGGATGCCGACGAATTGAACGAGCAGGATCGCCAGGATCAACTCGGTGGTGCCGAAGCCGAGTTCCGCCCCGTAGATGACCGCCACACCGATGATCGTGCCTATTCCGTCGTTGTAGATGAGGAAAGCGATTAGGTACTTGAAGAGTTCCTTGTACCGGCGGAGGTTCTGCAGCGTTTCGCCGAGGCGAGCAAAGCTGACCCGGATGACGGTTTCGCCGGGTCGCAGGTCGCCCCCGGCAGCCGGCGGCTCGGGGACTCGACGGAGGATTGGAATCGAGAAAACGGCCCACCAGATCGCCACCGACAGGAACGACAGGCGGGCGCCCGTCTCCGACCCGATGATGAAGATCATCGCAACGTTGACCGCCAGCAGGAGGCCGCCACCTAGGTACCCGATTGCGTAGCCCCGTGCCGACACTGAATCCTGATCTTCGGGGCGAGCGACGTGTGGAAGGAGGGAGTCGTAGAACACATTGGCGGCCGCGAACCCGACCCGCCCGACTATGAAGAAAACGGAAGCGAGCAACCAGTCACCGGTGCTGACGAGAACCAGGAGGCCGGTGCCGAGAACGCCAACACCAACGAAGATCGAAAGGAGCTTTTTCTTTCCGCGTATGACATCGGCGATGGTGCCGAGGACGGGAGAAATCAGGGCAACGATGATCAGCGAGATACTCAGAGTCGTGGTCCAGTAGGCCGTGGCCACGGCTGCGCTTGGCAGCGTCGCACCTGCCACTTCGCTGTAGTAGGCCGGGAGCACTGCGGCGAGGATCGTCGTGGCAAACGCCGAGTTGGCCCAGTCGTACATCGTCCAGGCTCGGATACGTCTCTTGTATGTCGCTTCGTCGACCGGCTGGGTGCTCATCGTTCCCCCGGTTTGCAGGTAATCGTGGTCGTGACTCGCAGGGCAGCGCGTCGCCGCCACCCCTGAGCCGCCCGACTAGGGCCGGGTCTCACACCGCATCCAGCGCTTGGCCGATATCCAGAATCAGATCATCCGGGTGCTCGACGCCGATCGAGATCCGGACCAGCCCTTCTGTGACACCCAGGCGGTCCTTCTCCTCGCGTTCCACGTCGGCGTGGGTCATGCTGGCCGGGTGCTCTGCCAGTGATTCGGTCCCGCCGAGCGAAACTGCTAGATGCACCATCTTGAGCGCGTTGAGGAAGCGGAAGGCCGCCGGTTCTCCGCCGGGGATCTCGAAGGCGATCATCGACCCGGAGCCGAGACACTGGCGCTTGAACAGCTCGAACTGTGGGTGGCCCGCGTCGAGATGGCCGAGGTAGTGGAGATTCGAAACTTTGTCGTGGTCGCGAAGGAACTCGGCGACCCGGGCGGCATTGGCAGCCTGGCGGGTCATCCGTAGGTTCAACGTCTCGAGGCTGCGGAGGAGGAGCCAGCCCGTCCAGGGGCCGACCATGGTTCCGAGAAATGTGCGCATCGCCCTCACCGGAGCCATCATCTCTTCCGAGCCGAGGGCGGCTCCGGCGATCAAATCGGAATGCCCCCCGATGAACTTGGTGGCCGAGTAGATGACGATGTCTGCTCCGTGGTCCAGCGGCCGCTGGAACACCGGTCCCAGAAAGGTGTTGTCGACGGCGACCGGGACCTTGTGATCGTCTGTCGAGTGCCTGCGGGCGAGTTCGACCCCCATCGCGATGTCGATCAGGTCGTTGGTGGGGTTGGCCGGTGTCTCGATCAGAATGAGCCCGATCCGCCGACCGGGGGCGTCGCGTGTGAGGCGAGCTTCGATGGAGTCGATGGTATCCCGGCATTCGAATTCGATCGGCGTGATACCGAACTCCGGGAGCACGAAGTTGGCCAGGTGGTCGGTGCCACCATAAATCGGACGGCTGTAGAGGAGCACGTCGCCGGGCCGCAAATATGCCCACATCGTTGTGCTGATCGCCGCCATCCCCGACTTGAAGGCGGCGGCTGCCTCGGCCCCGTCCCACACCGACAGGCGGTCTTCGAGGATTTCCAGGTCGGGATTGTTGAGGCGGCTGTATATGAGCCCTATACCCTCGCCCTCGTTTGCTTTGCGCAGACCGTAGGCGACTTCGAAGAAAGCCTTGCCTTCCTCGGCCGTCTTGAATACGAACGTGGAGGTCTGAAAGATCGGGCTCTTGAGCGAACCTTCCGACCACTCCGGCTTGTACCCGTACCCCAACATGAGGCTTTCAGGGTGCAGCTTTCGACCTTCGATCGAATCGTCCCATTTCGCACACATTGGCCGACGCTCCTGATGGATGACGTACGTATAGCCTACCGGTTTGGCCGGAGCCGCGGCCGGACCGGTACCCCACAGAGCGTGACATATGACTATGACTACCACTACCGTGTTAACTAGCCAATCAGGGACGCGGCTATGAGGTTTTCGGGGCAGAGGTCGAGTGTGGTTGCGCGCTGTGCGCGCGTTTCCGGTATCCCGGGGCTCCGGCTGCGTTTCCGGGTTTGGACACCGCGATGAACCGTGTGGGAGCGGATTTCCGTCTGCTGCTCGTTGAGGACAGTCGCGCCGATGCGCACCTCGTGCAGCTGATGCTCGACGGAGCCGAGCCTTCATCGTGGGTCATGACCCACGTGTCGACCCTGGCCGATGCCAGGAGTGCGTTGCGCAACCACCTCTTCGACTGCATTCTGCTGGATCTCACCCTCCCCGATGCCGATCGGCTCGAGGGCCTCGAGCAAGTGCGGGCTCTGGCCCCTTCTGTTCCGGTCGTCGTGCTGACCGGCCACGATGACGAGGAACTCGCACTCACGGCGTTGCACGAGGGTGCGCAGGACTACCTGATCAAAGGCCAGGTCGACGGAGCTCTCCTCGTTCGTGCGATTCGGTATTCGGTCGAACGACAGCGAGCGGAACTCGAACTCGCCTTCCAGTCCACCCACGACGTACTCACCGGATTACCGAACCGCATTCTCTTCATCGACCGGCTCGGGCTCGGACTGGCACGGATGAGGCGCAAGCCATCCATGCTGGCCGTGATGTTCCTCGACATCGATGGATTCAAATTCATCAACGACAGCCTCGGCCACGACACAGGGGATGATTTGCTCCGCGCAGTAGCCGAACGTATCCGCGAAGCCCTCCGGCCGGGGGACACGGTTGCGCGGTTTGGCGGCGATGAGTTCACCATCCTCTCGGAGGAGATCGGTGATGCGTCCGAGGCCATCCGGATTGCCGACCGGTTGCGGGCAACCCTGCAATCGCCGTTCTTGCTCGACGGACAGGAGTTCTTCGTGACCGCCTCCATCGGCATCGTGCTGGCCGATGATCCCGACGACCGACCAGAAGATCTGCTCCGCGACGCAGACGCGGCGATGTACCAGGCGAAGGACCGTGGCAAGGCGCGCTATGAGCTCTTCGATGAGGTGATGCGCGTTCGGGTTGCCCGGCGAATCGAGACCGAAACAGGGCTTCATCGGGCGATCGAGAATGGTGAGTTCACGCTCCTGTATCAACCCGAGATCGAGCTGACCACGGGTCGGGTGGTCGGAGTAGAGGCCCTCGTGTCGTGGCAACACGCCAGCCGTGGATTGGTCGGTCCGAGTGAGTTCATTCCTGTTGCCGAGGAGACCGGGTTGATCGTGCCGATCGGGTCGTGGGTTCTCGAAGAAGCCTGCAGGCAGGGAGCGGCGTGGCGCAGTCGTATGGGTCCCGCCGGCCCGTTCATGATGTCGGTGAACCTCTCCGCCCGGCAACTCCTCCAACCGGGTCTGGCTGCCTTCGTTCATTCCACGCTCGAAAGCACCGGCCTGGCTCCGAGTGATCTGGTTCTGGAGGTCACCGAGACGGTTCTGATCGACGATGCAGACCACGCCACCAGAGTCCTCAACGAATTGAGGGCCGTGGGGGTGCGGGTCAGCATCGACGACTTCGGAACCGGCTACGCCTCGCTGACCTATCTGCGCCGGCTTCCGGTCGACATCTTGAAGGTGGATCAAACGTTTGTGAGGGGCCTGGTCGGCGAGGGGGTCGACACCGGAATTGTCCAGACCATCGTCGACCTGGGAGCGCGACTGGGTCTGACCATCATTGCCGAGGGCGTCGAGCTCGAGATCCAGGCCGAGTGGCTCAAGAAGCTGGGTTGTCGGATCGCGCAGGGCTTCTACTTCAGCGTGCCGGCTACCGCCGGCGAACTAGAGGAGAAACTACTGGCGCCCGGCGACATCTCGGAGATGCAATCGCAGGGGAGGCTCGGGTTCTGATTACGCCGGTGGGCTCCTCCGTGCGGCGGTCTGGACGTCTTTGACTTGATTCCCGGTGTGGTCTAGATCGCACTAGTTTTCCCCCATGCGCTGGTTGATCGTTCTTTCATTGGTGGTCGCCGCCTGCTCCGGTCCGGGGCAAGAGGCCATCGTCATTGACACCACCGCACCGGGAGCGGCTACCGGCGTTGCCGGACCTACGCCGGCGACGGCGACCGGAGGCTCTACGACTACCACTCAACCTGCGCCGGATACCACAACCGTCACCGGTGTCTCCTCGGATCCGCTGCTGGGTCTTGCATATGAGGAAGTCGCCGCCAATCTGGGCTTCCCGGTCTTTGTCGACGCCCCCACGGATGATCCGCGGCTGTTCATCGTTTCCAAAGATGGTTACATATGGGTCTGGCGGTCGGGCGCCATCCTCGAGGATCCGTTCCTCGATATCTCGGATCTTGTGCGCGATGAGGGCGAGCAGGGACTGCTCGGGCTTGCCTTCGATCCTTCCTTCGCAGACACCGGGCGGTTCTTTGTCCACTACTCCGACGCCCGGGGTGACACCGTGCTCGCCTCGTACCACGTCTCTGCGGATCCCGACCGCGCCGACCCTGCCTCGGGCGAGATCCTGTTTGAAGCCGACCAGCCGGCCTCCAACCACAACGGTGGAATGCTGACGTTCGGGCCCGGCGGGTTTCTATATCTGGCACTTGGCGACGGCGGCCGCTCCAACGACGCGTTTGGAAACGGTCAGCGGAGCGACACCGTTTTCGGGGCGATCCTCCGCTTCGAAGTCGACCCGTTCGGACCCGCCCCCGGCAACCAGTTCGATGAGGTGTGGTCGTACGGGCTCCGCAACCCGTGGCGCTTTTCCTTCGACACCGACCTGATCTACATCGCAGACGTCGGTCAGAACACCTATGAGGAGATCGACGTTGCACCGGCATCACGGCAGGGCCTCAACTTCGGCTGGCCGCTCACGGAAGGGCTGCACTGCTTTGCCCCTCCGAGCGGATGCGACGTAGATGGTCTCACGCTGCCGGTCCTCGAGGTGACCCACGGTGACGGTGGAGCATGCTCCATCACCGGTGGGTACGTGTACCGCGGCAGTGAGATCCCGGAACTCACCGGTCACTATTTCTACTCGGACTACTGCGGCGGATGGCTGCGCAGTTTCGTCTGGGATGGATCGGCGGTCACGCAACCGACAGACTGGACGGACGACCTTGGGACCCTCGGCGCGGTGACTTCGTTCGGTACGGATGCCTTCGGTGAGCTCTACGTGACGGCAGGCAAATCGGTCTACAAGATCGTCCCGGTCCGTTGATCCTCAACCGTTCCGCGCCAGGCCAGGCTCGGATCGGCTCCGGAGGGAGGCCAGTAGCGGTCGCGCCGGTATGCCCAGTACTCGAAGGGGTTGTCGTAGTAAGCGATCGTGAAGATCGCCTTTGCAACTGAGCGTTTGGTCAAGAGGCCAACGAGCAGACCGCCGACCGCGCCAACAACTGCCCACCCCCCGTACAGCGCGGGAAACAGCGGGCCGAACCAGCGGTGCTGCCACACGTGCAACATCTCATGGCGATCGATGAGGAGGCGCCGGCGCGGTCCGCTTGCCCCGTCGAGTCCGTTGAGCCCATCTGCGTTGGTGATCACATTGCCGACGGTGGTCGCAAAGCTCCGCTTGAGTCGATAGCCGCCCTCGTAAACGTGGCGGCCGCGCCTCCGGCTGAGATCCTTCCGGTAGTTCCCGGAAGGCAGCACCCTCTGGACTAGGTGCAGCACCAGGGAACCTGCGGTTCCGATCAACCCCCAGGATGAGTCGAGGGCATACCCGCCCCATCCGCCTGCGGTCCGCCAATCGTAGATTGCCCGGCTGCCGGAGATGAGGCCGTTGAGCCCTCCGATCACCGCCGTTGCCGGCGCCAGGCCGAGCGGAAGGCCGGCGATCCAGGCGAGTCCGGCTCCGCCTGCCCCGGTCAGAATCGCTTCGAGCCAAGGCACTAGAGGAGGCCCTTGTGGGCCAGCGACAGCACATCCATCGTTCCGGCGATGGTGATGTGGAGTGCAGCCCCCCACCAGACCGAGCGCGTCTTCAGGCTCATCGTTCCCAGGATCGTGCCTCCGAAGATCGCGCCGATGGCTTCCAGGAGCGGCTTGCGAAAGTGGATCATCGTGTAGGGGACAACCATGATGATCACGGCCATGTAGCCGAACCGATGCTTGAGTCCGTGCACCATGAATCCGCGAAAGAAAAACTCGAGTGCGATGAACTGCAGAGCGTAAAGGAGCCACCAGATCCACAAATAGGGCCAGAAGGGCTCTCCTGGTGCCAGATCGTAGAACGGGTACTTCGCCTGAAATGCCCCGGTGAACGAAACCGCCACGATGATGGGGATGCTGAAGGCCAGGAGGCCGAGGTAGACGGGAGCGTGTTTGATCGAACGGGCAGCGCCGAAGTCGGCCGGTCGGCCGCGCAGCCCGTATCGAATCGCCACGAGGGGAAGGGCGACGTACGCCGAGATCTGAATCACTGCCCACCAGGCGAGCCGGTTGAACCCGGCAGTTCCCGATGTCGTGAAGGCCGCGGTCGGGCCGTCAACGCCGATGCTTCCGGCCAGTCCGGCCATCCACTGCCAATCGGTGCCGAAGTTGGTGATCATCAGCACAACCACGGACGTGATGAGCACGATCGTTGCCCGGCGGTCGGCGTCGACCGAAGGCGTATTGATCCGGTAGACGTCGGACGCCCCATCGGTTTCCCGGCGGGTCGCCGTGACGTAGGTGTGCCACATGGTTCGGGCTCTGGTCGGTGCCGTGATCTGCATCGGTGGGGGAGGGTAGTGAGCCGTTGCCGCCGGGTGCGGAATGCGCTCGGCCGTCGGAGCTCAGAACGCGGAACCTGGCACTTGGATATTGCGTGTCTCGCCCGCTTGCTACGCTCCGCGTCGATGAAAGGATTCCGTTGATCGAGCGCGAGTTTGCAGGCAGAGTGATCGGAACCGACGATGCCACTCCGTTGGAGTTCTGGGTGAGCGTGGCGGAAGGGCAGTACCTTCAGCTCGATGATGTGGTGGCGCTCGAACGCACCCTTCCCGATGGAGAGATCGTGAAGATCTACGGCATGGTCGGCCAGGTCCGGGCCCGTCATGAAGGTGCGCGGTTCGACTCGGATGTGTTCCTCATTGAGGATGGTCTGCTGCCGGCGGAGGTGTCGGAGTCCGCCCAGGTGACGGCGACCCGCTTCGAGCCGGAGGTTTTCGTGCCCCCGCGGCCCGGCCAGGAAGTGCGGCGCGCACGCGGTGAGGAGCGGGATGAGGCGCTGTTCTTCGACAAGATGACGGAGCGCCTCCCGATCGGGTTGTCGCGCAGCGGCGAGGTGTTCTACGCCAACCTGGAGTTCCTCGACGGCCGCCGGGGAGCGCACGTCAATATCTCCGGTATTTCCGGCGTTGCTACCAAGACGACGTATGCGACGTTCTTGCTCCATTCCCTGTTCGGCTCCGGTGTGCTCGGTGCAAGATCTGTCAATACGAAGGCGCTCATCTTCAACGTGAAAGGCGAAGATCTCCTCTTCCTCGACCGACCCAATGTGGCCCTCGATGACACCCAGGCAGATCGCTATCTCCTGCTGGGCTTGCCTGCCGAGCCATTTCGGTCGGTAGGGATATTCGCCCCACCCCGGCGCGGGTCGACCACCGGGGCTCCGGATGTCAATGCCCGCACCGAGGGCGTGACCTCCTTCTACTGGAGCCTGGCGGAGTTCTGCCACGACGACCTGCTGCCATTCCTGTTTGCGGACTCGGAGGACGACAGAGCTCACTACACGATGGTCGTCTACAACGTCATGGCGCAGTTGCGGCGGGCTTCCAAGCTAGACGATGGTGGGGTCGTCATCGAGGGAACCACCGTCCGGACCTTTCGTGAGCTGGCCGACCTCATCACCCTGCGAGTTCAGGACGAGGAGGAGCGCTACCAGTGGGCCGGCCCGGCCATCGGGACGGGCACCGTCAACGCCTTTGTGCGTCGTCTCCAGGGGGCGGTTCGCCACGTCGAAGGATTGATAAGAGCTGATCTCCCGAATCCAGAGCGTCACCGGGTGGCCCTCGACCATCAGGTGACGGTCGTCGACCTGCACAACCTCCACGACCGGGCCAAGCGGTTCGTCGTCGGCGTGACCGTGCGGCGAGCGTTCGACGACAAGGAGAAGGCAGGGCAGTCGGACGAACTGCTGATGATCGTGCTCGATGAGCTGAACAAGTATGCCCCGAGGGAGGGCTCGAGCCCCATCAAAGAGATCCTGCTCGATGTTGCCGAACGCGGCCGATCGCTCGGTGTGATCCTCATCGGAGCACAGCAGACGGCCTCAGAGGTCGAGCGACGGATCATCGCCAACTCCTCGATCCGCGTGGTCGGAAGGCTGGATTCCGCCGAAGCGTCCCGCGATGAATACGGGTTCTTGCCCTCGGTACAGCGACAGCGGGCCACGATCCTCAAGCCCGGCACCATGCTGGTCACGCAACCCGAAATCCCTGTTCCGCTGGTTCTCGAGTTCCCGTTCCCGGCCTGGGCGACGCGAGCCAGCGAAGCCGGCCCGGCGCCTGCCGGTGACCAACCAGACGACCCGTTCGAAGGGTTGACCTAGTTTCTCCGCAATGCTGTGCATCGTGGTGATGCATTCCATTGCTGAGAAAGTGGGGAGGAAGGGGCGATGAGACGGATTACCACCGCGGACCGAAGAGCACGGCTGGTCGCCCGCCACCACCTCGGCCTGCCGGCCGCCGGGGTCGATGCCGTGGCCGCCGGCCTGGTCGGCTTCCATTCGAGCGATCCCGTGAGCGTCTATCTATCGGCCTGGGCCCGGGTAGACGGGTTTGTGGCGGCCGATCTGGAATCGGCGCTCTACGAACGGAAGTCGCTGGTGCGCATGCTGGGAATGCGCCGAACACTGTTCGTAGTGCCCACCGATCTGGCGTCGATCATGGACATAGCGTGTGCACGGCAACTGGCCTCCGCAGAGCGGCGCCGGCTCGTCGGCATGATCGAAGATCAGAATGTGGCGAGAGACGGAAATCGCTGGTTGTCAGACGTAGAGGGCGCAACGATGGCCGCGCTGCAAGAACTCGGCGAGGCGACTGCGACTGAGTTGACAGTCCTTGTCCCGGAACTGGGCGAGAAACTCATGTTCGGGGAAGGCAAATCGTGGGGCGGGCCGGTCGGGGTTTCGACCCGGGTGTTGTTCATGCTGGCCACCACCGGCCGGATCCTGCGGGGGCGTCCGCGCGGGACCTGGAAATCGAGCCAGTATCGCTGGGCGCCAACCAACGGATGGCTGAAAGGAGGGCTCGACGAGGTCGAGGCCGACTGGGCGGAAACGGAGTTGTTGCGGAGGTGGTTGGATTCGTACGGTCCCGGGACGATGACCGATCTGCGGTGGTGGGCGGGTTGGACGCTGGCCAAGACGCGGCGTGCACTCGCCCGGTTGGACGTCGAGGAAGTCGCGCTCGACACCGGGACCGGCCTGGTGCTGGCCGATGATCTCGACCCGGTCGACCCTCCGGAACCATCGATTGCCCTCTTACCCGGATTGGATCCGTCGGTAATGGGATGGAACGAACGGGAGTGGTTCCTCAGTGGTCACCAGGCGCAACTGTTTGATACCAACGGCAACGCCGGCCCGACCGTGTGGGTCGACGGGCGCGTCGTCGGCGGGTGGGCGCAGCGAGCCGATGGTGAGATT is a genomic window containing:
- a CDS encoding cystathionine gamma-synthase family protein, with translation MCAKWDDSIEGRKLHPESLMLGYGYKPEWSEGSLKSPIFQTSTFVFKTAEEGKAFFEVAYGLRKANEGEGIGLIYSRLNNPDLEILEDRLSVWDGAEAAAAFKSGMAAISTTMWAYLRPGDVLLYSRPIYGGTDHLANFVLPEFGITPIEFECRDTIDSIEARLTRDAPGRRIGLILIETPANPTNDLIDIAMGVELARRHSTDDHKVPVAVDNTFLGPVFQRPLDHGADIVIYSATKFIGGHSDLIAGAALGSEEMMAPVRAMRTFLGTMVGPWTGWLLLRSLETLNLRMTRQAANAARVAEFLRDHDKVSNLHYLGHLDAGHPQFELFKRQCLGSGSMIAFEIPGGEPAAFRFLNALKMVHLAVSLGGTESLAEHPASMTHADVEREEKDRLGVTEGLVRISIGVEHPDDLILDIGQALDAV
- a CDS encoding MFS transporter, coding for MSTQPVDEATYKRRIRAWTMYDWANSAFATTILAAVLPAYYSEVAGATLPSAAVATAYWTTTLSISLIIVALISPVLGTIADVIRGKKKLLSIFVGVGVLGTGLLVLVSTGDWLLASVFFIVGRVGFAAANVFYDSLLPHVARPEDQDSVSARGYAIGYLGGGLLLAVNVAMIFIIGSETGARLSFLSVAIWWAVFSIPILRRVPEPPAAGGDLRPGETVIRVSFARLGETLQNLRRYKELFKYLIAFLIYNDGIGTIIGVAVIYGAELGFGTTELILAILLVQFVGIPFSLVFGRIPRSADPNRAIYLAFIVFNIVALPLVGIIGARAMPADTVGAAPAPFVASGGMVGEGIYAITDPAVELSGAWSTITAATVAEQTGGISDAAAAVAPVVLAVALTGLVVAWVVARRHKRAGSKSTPWMAISIGTAGLVGLLVAALGQLIVLTTADPIAHSTASGPAAVQLEYNGRQVEITHSAGPDHGTWTVEVDGSPLIEDGEPVEIDAGNDTLRYGVRTTIDAGAPGAHTLTVRNGGGVIAIGEIEVLPPIRASNLGTILASLLIVEIIGLALSALFGKQLFGAAADAMTTKRAIILALIAYAFIAVWGFFLDAVIEFWYLAWLVAVVQGGSQALSRSLYSSMSPTSVSGEFFGFFSVMSKFSSIVGPVIFAGAVAVFGNSRPAVLSLVAFFAVGIVLLQRVDVEEGRRVAIEADRRLLGNNREGET
- a CDS encoding EAL domain-containing protein, translated to MNRVGADFRLLLVEDSRADAHLVQLMLDGAEPSSWVMTHVSTLADARSALRNHLFDCILLDLTLPDADRLEGLEQVRALAPSVPVVVLTGHDDEELALTALHEGAQDYLIKGQVDGALLVRAIRYSVERQRAELELAFQSTHDVLTGLPNRILFIDRLGLGLARMRRKPSMLAVMFLDIDGFKFINDSLGHDTGDDLLRAVAERIREALRPGDTVARFGGDEFTILSEEIGDASEAIRIADRLRATLQSPFLLDGQEFFVTASIGIVLADDPDDRPEDLLRDADAAMYQAKDRGKARYELFDEVMRVRVARRIETETGLHRAIENGEFTLLYQPEIELTTGRVVGVEALVSWQHASRGLVGPSEFIPVAEETGLIVPIGSWVLEEACRQGAAWRSRMGPAGPFMMSVNLSARQLLQPGLAAFVHSTLESTGLAPSDLVLEVTETVLIDDADHATRVLNELRAVGVRVSIDDFGTGYASLTYLRRLPVDILKVDQTFVRGLVGEGVDTGIVQTIVDLGARLGLTIIAEGVELEIQAEWLKKLGCRIAQGFYFSVPATAGELEEKLLAPGDISEMQSQGRLGF
- a CDS encoding lipopolysaccharide assembly protein LapA domain-containing protein, whose translation is MSKDSDNWDDFTLSKEEPVPEEVHTGKEPPGLRQDGTGIRWSLIAGLILIAAITILAAQNTQNVRLNYLGWTGRAPLVAIILATVFVAVLIDEAVGFFWRRRHRRLVAEREELRRLRSERSSN
- a CDS encoding FAD-dependent oxidoreductase, whose amino-acid sequence is MPQRLVVIGGDAAGMSAASQARRRQRPDDLEIIVLEMGNYVSYSACGEPYFVSGEVEDFDDLQVRTPEQFWKVSIDARIRHEATGIDTDKGLVTFRNHVDGSEETIGYDQLLYATGAQSLRPPIDGMDLEGVHELRTLDDARALRAVATGGARTAVVVGGGYIGLEVAEAMHTLGLDTTIVTMMPTVLERTFDPDMAAKVGDRIQEMGIDLITEHKVECLEGRAGKVVGVGCADQSINADIVVLALGSRPATRLAAEAGIPLGASGAVTVDERQRTSIDGVWSAGDCADAMHRITGQPINLHLGTVANKAGRVAGINLGGGDATFPGVLGTAITKVHDFEIARTGLTEFEAEAAGIKYAAAEVGSSTAAHYWPGSSPMRIKMVAERGTTRLLGAQIIGGPGAGKRIDTVAAALWGGMTAGDLAMADLSYSPPFSGVWDPVNIAARKVAAAAGI
- a CDS encoding CPBP family intramembrane metalloprotease, coding for MQITAPTRARTMWHTYVTATRRETDGASDVYRINTPSVDADRRATIVLITSVVVLMITNFGTDWQWMAGLAGSIGVDGPTAAFTTSGTAGFNRLAWWAVIQISAYVALPLVAIRYGLRGRPADFGAARSIKHAPVYLGLLAFSIPIIVAVSFTGAFQAKYPFYDLAPGEPFWPYLWIWWLLYALQFIALEFFFRGFMVHGLKHRFGYMAVIIMVVPYTMIHFRKPLLEAIGAIFGGTILGTMSLKTRSVWWGAALHITIAGTMDVLSLAHKGLL
- a CDS encoding PQQ-dependent sugar dehydrogenase, encoding MRWLIVLSLVVAACSGPGQEAIVIDTTAPGAATGVAGPTPATATGGSTTTTQPAPDTTTVTGVSSDPLLGLAYEEVAANLGFPVFVDAPTDDPRLFIVSKDGYIWVWRSGAILEDPFLDISDLVRDEGEQGLLGLAFDPSFADTGRFFVHYSDARGDTVLASYHVSADPDRADPASGEILFEADQPASNHNGGMLTFGPGGFLYLALGDGGRSNDAFGNGQRSDTVFGAILRFEVDPFGPAPGNQFDEVWSYGLRNPWRFSFDTDLIYIADVGQNTYEEIDVAPASRQGLNFGWPLTEGLHCFAPPSGCDVDGLTLPVLEVTHGDGGACSITGGYVYRGSEIPELTGHYFYSDYCGGWLRSFVWDGSAVTQPTDWTDDLGTLGAVTSFGTDAFGELYVTAGKSVYKIVPVR